The DNA window AGGTCTTTCTCTTGTCGCTCGGTGAAGTTCCAGAAGACTACTACGCCGTAGCTGAAGACGAACATCTCGGCGACGTTGTATAATGTTCGTGCTGGCGGTGATGGGAGTGGTGGCGATAATGATGAGGGTACGGGTGCGGGGGAAGGTAGAGGTGATGAGGGACGGTCTCGATGCAGTGCGTGAGTATCATCCGTGCTgtgtcgacgaggacgaggggTGGGTTCCGGGGTGGGTTCCTCATCAGGACTTGACGGCGGAATGCTCAGAGACGTAGTGCTCTCATCCGAAGCCACCGCATGCTCATGCTCCTCAGGTCGACCGCTTTCCTCAGAGATCTGATCCAGAAAGCCCTGGTTCTCCCTCGCGTGTTCATCCAAGTCCCGCGGCGACGCATCAGGATGGTCGTGCTCGTATTCCGGCCGGGTACGCCCACCAACGGAAtgctcctccgcctcgaccatgTAATCGTCGTGATAGTCGCGTAGCTCATTGCGCTCgatctcttcgtccagcaGGGACTTGCCGCCGGGATATTTCAGCACGGGGCTGCTGCGCAGCCGATAGCCCTCGTGGCCGGGGATCAGCGGCAGATGGTACGCCGTGTAGAGACAGTCATCATACAGCTTCGTCCTGGCACCATGCCACTCCTTGACGAAGGCCGCAACCGAGCTCATCTTGTACGCTTGCGCGGTGCAGTAAGCCGTCACCCGGGCGAGCTTCTCCGCGCGCCGCGCCTTGGGGAGTCGCTCCGCGTAGCTCTTCGCGCGCTGAGGCGCAATACGTCTCTTGCGCAGCAGCTCTTCCTCAGCCAACAGCGGCGCAGCGTCATTGTCAATGCCAAAGTCCCCACCCAGCCgcttctgcgccagcagctggtgTCGAACTGCCTCCGGATCCAGATTCTTATCCTTCGCCAGCCGAGCAAcaagctcctcgtccacAAGCTCATCCCCCTCTTGcccctcttcatcttcttcctcatcctcctcatccggcTCACCCACGTCCCCCGTATCAGGGAGAAGCACCAGCTTCTCGCTAACTTTAGTAGTCCGCGGCGGAAGACGCGGCTGCGCTGCAATTCGGGCCGCGGTAGCCACGGCGGCGGAACTATTCCCGCCTGGATTTCCAATCAGTCCGCCCGCAGCGGAGGCGAGCCGGTCTCGACGAGACCGGGATCCCGGCAGAggatggcgctgctggccGGAGGGCACGTCGGAGGCATACTGGAGGACGTTGTCGACGGTGATGAAGCGGGTTGCGGGCGATCGGCGCCGACGGGGTGTGCCGGCCGGCTGCTGATCGCGAGAGTCGGTGACCTGTAGTTGGTGAACAGCGGATATCAGCAttgtccttttttttttgcttcttctcctcatgTGGATTTTTTGGAGCTCACCAGGACGGTCGGACTCCGCTGGGTCCCCCGTCCACGCGGGGGAGGAGTCATGGATGATCAGATGCGATTGTCTTGGTGACAATCGGCAACTGGAGTCCTACGCTGTGTTTCAGACAACAATGGGCGCGGCCTTGGATTGACACAGCTTCGcaagttgatgatgacgagcCGGAAAGTGTCCTCTGCGCCTAACCCGAAGCAGAACGGAACTCCAGTCCCATTACGGGACCATACGGTATTTATGAGATCAGGTGACCGGCCATGCGTTGTCACCTCGGGCCTAGACTGCAGTGGGCCTAGCGGGAAAGTGAACCAGAGATGAGGATCTGGGGTAGATTAAATCCGGCCAAATTAAGGGTTGAAGTGTTCATGGATTCAAACGACTAGTAGTCGGTGTATGTGTACGAGAATGCCCAATGTCCACCAGGATGCAGGTCTGCAGAAGCAGGAATAACCAGATGCAATACTATCcagaaaaaaaggaaaggaaaaaaaaataacacCAGTATCCACTATCGCCATGATAGCTGTTGCTCATCGCCAGTAGTATGTTAGTGAAAGTGCAACCAAAAATCAGAGGTTGAGCTGTCATGCAAAGATGAAGTACTAAATCATGTCAAACCCCCGTCCCGAAGTTGTTGGTCCTCATCCCagatctcctccttcataCGCTGCAGCCGAATGTGCTGTTTCTGCAGCCGATCCAGGTCCGTCCGCGGAGGATCCGCCTGGCCCGCAAGGGAGTCATGCAAGGAGCGGTACTTGGCGTAGAAACTCTTAAACTTCTGCGACTTCTCCCGTAGCCGCTGTCGAAGGAGCTCGTGGCTCATCGGCGGGGAGGCGCTGCCCGTGCTGCCGCcgctcgaggagctgatcgCCCGGCGCCGCTTGTATTCCaggttgctgctggctgcGCgtcctgtggctggtgcgTGGGGCACGGACAACCGGTCAGGTTCAGCCTTGCGTTTCAGGGGATTGGCCGTGGCCGAGGCATTGGCAATGCCGTTGGTCTTTGCTGCCGGCTTCGAGGCTGCCCCAGTGGTGGCTCTGTTCATTCGGGCTAGCTGGGTTAtgagcggagaagatgacgaggagcccgaggatTGATTCTGGCTGTCGGAGGAACTGCGGCTGGGAGCATCGGAGGAACTGCGGCTGGGAgcatcggaggcattggcGGGCGGCGAAGATCCCAAGGGGGAAGGTTTCTGCGGAGAGGTGGACGCTCGCGGGGCCGGTTTCTTGGAGACGGTCCCCTTCGAAGACGATTCGAGCTTGGGGACCTTGGGGGTAGGCGCTGGTGGTGTCTCGGTCACACGAGGTTTGGCTGCGACCGACTTGCTTGGCTTGACGGCAGGCGCCGGCGTCGGGGCGGCATCGGGcatgtcctcatcctcctcatccgaATCGTGTACAAATTCCGCGGACTTGATCTTGCTCTCGGCTTTCGAGGCCGGTTTGCTTGCAGCCTTCTTCGTGACTCGTCCGGTCAACGTGGtattcttgcccttggcggACCGCTTGGGTGTTTCCTTCTCGTTGGATTTGGACTTTGGGCCTGACCGAGGCGTCTCGGCCTGCGCCACACCGGTTCCCGTTCCACGGTCGGTTTCATTGCCCGTGGTGTCGCCCTCTTTGCCGCCCTCCTCCGACAATTGAATGCGGGGGGTGAGAGGCTTCTTGATCGGCCCCCCGGTGAGATTCAGCCGCGACAGGCACTTTCCCTTGCCTCGCTCTTCCTTCGGAAGCAGCATTTGCCAGAGCTTGTCGTTGCGGGAGATCCGCATGCGATcgaaggcggagatggcatTCTCAATGGCCTCCTGCCGATCCTCGGGGGTTGGGTAGGGGAAGCCCCAGACATCCAGGTCCTTGTAGGTTTTGTCCTTGAGGTCGAACTTCTCCCGGTTTAGCCGGTTCTCCACGCCATACTTCTGGGCCAACGAGGTGCAGTCCTCGGGGGACGACCGGGTTTGACGACCGAGAAACTTGGTCGACACGGCCCGGACGGCGAGGAGGTGAATGAAGGGGGTCTTGAGGGCTTCCAACCGAATCCGATCTTTGTTTTGGGGGATCGGGGCGGACGTCGGAGTCCGCGTGGGGGCGGGTGATTTGGGGGCCCCCAAGGCCGGGCTCGCCGTTAGGGACCGAGGGGTGCCTGTTTTCAGAAATCGATCTTTTTCGAGCTTTCCCGCAGGCCCTCGAGCAGTGGAGTTCTTGCCAGCCCGAAGAGCTTTCAGTTCATCCGGGTGGGCAATCATGTGTGTTTTCTTGGACTCCTTCCCGCGTTCGAAGGCGTTCAGGCTCTCCTCCAAGTTGGCCAGAGCCTGGTCCGTGGCCGCGGTATCATCCTTTGCCTTCTCCACTTCAAGGTTGTGGCTCAGGACTCCGCTGAAGTATAGATGTTGCTGATCGGAGGAGCTCCCTTGGTAGAGCTCGGACCGGTGGGTCTCGGGATAGGCGTGGAAGGATTGGGATTTGGTACTGTAGTGAAGGGCTGGGTGTTTTCCCAGCCGAACCCGAGCGGGTTGGTCATTCCGCAGACTCTGGATGAGCTCGTCCAGCGTGCTCTGCACCAGATTCAGCCGCATGATCTGAACTGGCTTAGAGGAGGCATTGCCACTGGGGTGGTCTCCCGGTCGGAGGGACAGCCCGGAGCTCGGAACCTCCAGCCGCGGCATGATGGTGAGCGGTGGTCAGGGCAGGAGGGCAGGAGGACAAAGTCgaggggatggagagggCCGGGTGGCAGCGTCAGAGCTGCAGGTCAAGCGGCCAACTGCacgggggagggaggcgagaCCATGAGCCATAGACAGTGGGTGTAATGATGGGAGAAGAGGGGACTCGGGAAGAACGGGAGcagggaaaagagagagtTTGTCGGAtagaggagggagagaaggagggagagaaggagggagagaaggagggagagaaggagggagagaaagagtgagggagagagaaagtaAGAGTGAGAGGTGAGAGTGAGAGGTGAGCCAGGCACCCGGAGCGGAGTGGGGATCATCGTGTATCGGTATGAGTCGGGTATGTAATTTATACTTCCCTAGTATGCTCTGACCGAGTGGACTG is part of the Penicillium psychrofluorescens genome assembly, chromosome: 4 genome and encodes:
- a CDS encoding uncharacterized protein (ID:PFLUO_006643-T1.cds;~source:funannotate) — its product is MTPPPRGRGTQRSPTVLVTDSRDQQPAGTPRRRRSPATRFITVDNVLQYASDVPSGQQRHPLPGSRSRRDRLASAAGGLIGNPGGNSSAAVATAARIAAQPRLPPRTTKVSEKLVLLPDTGDVGEPDEEDEEEDEEGQEGDELVDEELVARLAKDKNLDPEAVRHQLLAQKRLGGDFGIDNDAAPLLAEEELLRKRRIAPQRAKSYAERLPKARRAEKLARVTAYCTAQAYKMSSVAAFVKEWHGARTKLYDDCLYTAYHLPLIPGHEGYRLRSSPVLKYPGGKSLLDEEIERNELRDYHDDYMVEAEEHSVGGRTRPEYEHDHPDASPRDLDEHARENQGFLDQISEESGRPEEHEHAVASDESTTSLSIPPSSPDEEPTPEPTPRPRRHSTDDTHALHRDRPSSPLPSPAPVPSSLSPPLPSPPARTLYNVAEMFVFSYGVVVFWNFTERQEKDLLADLVFATSSATGIPIPLATMPLDEEDFETEEFHFEYSTEISRPRVYNDMITLRSGDHMIKLAISHGIAQSTKLCFFEEVMARQMDDAKDVPRRLAMSGKLGMKREEVFRILGRLFKSRVEVNLSSNMLDVPNFFWESEPTLYPLYIAVREYLEIKPRIQVLNERCRVFLDLAEILSDSIADSRTSYQTWIIIVLILISIIVTVSEVFLRFGLLHTREGAARVLGRAMGRSSLPVASPAGWMSSSAADLPPGCVCPSFPPGAAGPEGLSRMLG
- a CDS encoding uncharacterized protein (ID:PFLUO_006644-T1.cds;~source:funannotate) gives rise to the protein MPRLEVPSSGLSLRPGDHPSGNASSKPVQIMRLNLVQSTLDELIQSLRNDQPARVRLGKHPALHYSTKSQSFHAYPETHRSELYQGSSSDQQHLYFSGVLSHNLEVEKAKDDTAATDQALANLEESLNAFERGKESKKTHMIAHPDELKALRAGKNSTARGPAGKLEKDRFLKTGTPRSLTASPALGAPKSPAPTRTPTSAPIPQNKDRIRLEALKTPFIHLLAVRAVSTKFLGRQTRSSPEDCTSLAQKYGVENRLNREKFDLKDKTYKDLDVWGFPYPTPEDRQEAIENAISAFDRMRISRNDKLWQMLLPKEERGKGKCLSRLNLTGGPIKKPLTPRIQLSEEGGKEGDTTGNETDRGTGTGVAQAETPRSGPKSKSNEKETPKRSAKGKNTTLTGRVTKKAASKPASKAESKIKSAEFVHDSDEEDEDMPDAAPTPAPAVKPSKSVAAKPRVTETPPAPTPKVPKLESSSKGTVSKKPAPRASTSPQKPSPLGSSPPANASDAPSRSSSDAPSRSSSDSQNQSSGSSSSSPLITQLARMNRATTGAASKPAAKTNGIANASATANPLKRKAEPDRLSVPHAPATGRAASSNLEYKRRRAISSSSGGSTGSASPPMSHELLRQRLREKSQKFKSFYAKYRSLHDSLAGQADPPRTDLDRLQKQHIRLQRMKEEIWDEDQQLRDGGLT